TCCAAAAATCTGCTGTTGATATTCCTTTATTATGAGGAATTTCAAACAAGTAATTAAAACTACCTTTGAAAATAAAAGTCCCAACATATGCAAGAATTATTCCAATTACGAATGAAGCTGCAAAAAATATTACGTTTTTATTTCTTTGGAAAAATGTCAGATTACCAAAATAATCTGTTTGTTTATTTGCCCATGCCAAAGACATTTTATCAAGTAAAATTGCAATTAAACTAATACACAAACCAGCTTCTAGTGCCAACCCTATATTGAGTTGATTAAGTGCTAACAACAAATTAAATCCTAATCCTTTCGCGCCAATGAACGCAGATATAACTGCCATTGAAAAACAAACCATAATAACTTGGTTAACTCCAATTAAAATATCTCTTCTTGCTGTTGGAATTAGTACCTTGAACATTAATTGCCAATTGGTACAACCACTCATTCTTCCAGCTTCAATAACTTCTGGCGGTATGGCTCTTAAGCCTAAAATTGTAAGTAAAATCATTGGTGGCACTGCAACAACCATTGTAATGATTACAGCAGCATGATCACCAACTCCAAATAAAACAAGGGCAGGAACTAATACAGCGTATTGTGGCATAGTCTGCATCACTAGAAGAATTGGGTACAAAGCTTTTTCAACACGTTTGCTTTTGTATGCTGCAATACCCAAGCCTAAACCAAAAATAAATGAAAGTGGAGCTGCAACAAGTATAAATGAAAGTGTTTGCATTGAAGGTTTCCATTGACCAAATATAGAAATATAGATCATTGTTAAACCTGCAAATAAAGCCAATCCTTTTCCACTTAATTTATAAGAAAGTATCGCTGCTCCAGCAGCAACAATTGTCCAAGGTAAACCTGGCAATTCTAACCAAGGATAAGCATCAATAAAATCCCAGCTAGTAAATGCAACAATAGTTTCTAAACCTCCAAGCAAAATCTCTCTAATTAATTCAATTAAAAAAGTCATAAATGAAGTTAAATTTCTACTTATCTCTAATAATAATGGTCGAGTTTTAAATTCTTGAGTATCTTCGTTCCAAAACTCCATTGGCATCCACTCATTCATTAAGAAAAACAAGGAGTCGTTTATCCAAATAGGCAGCCATCCTAGAAGTGGAGGCAGTCTCCAAAATACATCGAAGGCATAATACCTAACCTCTTTACCTAAAAAAATGTAAACACTTTGGTTGGGATCTTTAACAAATTCTGCCTGGCCTCTTATAAATTTATAAGTTTCAGGAACATCAATTGCAAAACATAAAGCAAAAAATACAATTAACAAAAATAACCATTGGAATAATTTTGGATATTTTTTTAAATACTCCATATTTTAACTACCGTTGTTTCTTCCTCCAAAAACTGTATCAATTATTTTTGAAGGTTTAATTGATCCTACAATATTATTATTTGAATCAACTACTCCTACTAATTTTTCTTGAGTAAGTATTTTCTCTGCAACATTTTCTATAATTTCATCTTTTGATACTTTTAAATCTCCTAAATTATCTTTACTTGAAGCATCCATTACATCCTCAATAATCAAAACTTTCTCCCTCGGTACTTCTTCAGTAAACTTTCTTACATATTCTGTTGCAGGATTTAATACAATGTTTGCAGGAGTGTCTAATTGTTCAATTATACCATCTTTCATAATCGCTATACGATCAGCTAACTTCAAGGCCTCATCAAAATCATGGGTAATGAACATAATTGTTTTTTGTAATTTTTCCTGAAGTCTTAAAAACTCATCCTGCATTTCTTTTCTTATCAATGGGTCTAAAGCAGAAAAAGGTTCGTCTAAAAACCATATATCTGGTTCCACAGCTAATGATCTTGCGATCCCTACCCTTTGTTGTTGTCCACCTGAAAGCTCTCTTGGAAAATAGTTTTCTCTTCCATCAAGTCCAACTAGCTTTACCATTTCCATTGCTCTACTAATGCTCTCATCAGTATTAGTGCCTTTGATCTGCAATGGGAAAGCAATGTTTTCAACAACTGTTTTATGAGGCAACAATGCAAAGCTTTGAAACACCATTCCCATTTTATTTCTTCTAAGCTCAATAAGCTCTTTATTGTTTAATTCTAATAAATCTTGACCTTCGATAAAAATTTTTCCACCGGTAGCATCCGTTAATCTTGAAATACATCTAAGAAGTGTTGATTTACCTGAGCCAGACAAACCCATTACTACTAACATTTCTCCTTTTGCAACTTCAAAAGAAGCATTGTTAACTCCAACTATACATCCTTTTTCTTGAAAAGTTTTTGCATCTACATTTCCGTTAGATTCTTCAAGCATCTTTTTGGCATTTTCTCCAAAAATTTTATAAACCGACTCGCATTTGATTACAGTCTCAGACATAAATTGTTTTAAAGTTA
Above is a genomic segment from Candidatus Pelagibacter sp. FZCC0015 containing:
- a CDS encoding ABC transporter permease; protein product: MEYLKKYPKLFQWLFLLIVFFALCFAIDVPETYKFIRGQAEFVKDPNQSVYIFLGKEVRYYAFDVFWRLPPLLGWLPIWINDSLFFLMNEWMPMEFWNEDTQEFKTRPLLLEISRNLTSFMTFLIELIREILLGGLETIVAFTSWDFIDAYPWLELPGLPWTIVAAGAAILSYKLSGKGLALFAGLTMIYISIFGQWKPSMQTLSFILVAAPLSFIFGLGLGIAAYKSKRVEKALYPILLVMQTMPQYAVLVPALVLFGVGDHAAVIITMVVAVPPMILLTILGLRAIPPEVIEAGRMSGCTNWQLMFKVLIPTARRDILIGVNQVIMVCFSMAVISAFIGAKGLGFNLLLALNQLNIGLALEAGLCISLIAILLDKMSLAWANKQTDYFGNLTFFQRNKNVIFFAASFVIGIILAYVGTFIFKGSFNYLFEIPHNKGISTADFWNKGVDWIFDTFFVYIKAFNTWLIQDVLQPMRALYLRMPAVATLVLAVGAGYLIGGVRSALVVAALTLFIALSPWWDRALVTLYMATFGVVISCLIGFTVGTLCFQNKKSAAFMLGVCDIFQTFPSFVYLIPVMMLFGITDTSVLIAVIVYATIPATRYTIEGLRSVPVGLHEAATMSGVNKFQRLTKIEFPLAFPHMMLGLNQTIVFALFMVIIGAFIGTEDLGQYILKALSDKNGAGIGLTLGVCVAFIGLIFDNLIRTWVEKRKKHLGIA
- a CDS encoding quaternary amine ABC transporter ATP-binding protein — its product is MSETVIKCESVYKIFGENAKKMLEESNGNVDAKTFQEKGCIVGVNNASFEVAKGEMLVVMGLSGSGKSTLLRCISRLTDATGGKIFIEGQDLLELNNKELIELRRNKMGMVFQSFALLPHKTVVENIAFPLQIKGTNTDESISRAMEMVKLVGLDGRENYFPRELSGGQQQRVGIARSLAVEPDIWFLDEPFSALDPLIRKEMQDEFLRLQEKLQKTIMFITHDFDEALKLADRIAIMKDGIIEQLDTPANIVLNPATEYVRKFTEEVPREKVLIIEDVMDASSKDNLGDLKVSKDEIIENVAEKILTQEKLVGVVDSNNNIVGSIKPSKIIDTVFGGRNNGS